ATCTTAAAACAATAACTTGCTGTAAATTTTTGCAAGTCTTTACAGCTTGTAACTGTGAATGTGCATTCAGGAAGCTTTTAATTAGTCTCCTGAATCATCATAAATACATCAAAGTTTGGTAGGAATTTTTTGCCAAGCTTTGAACTATTAACTGTTGAAAGATCAAGTCATTTGTTAATTTGATTGACGTTTTTTGATTAGAATCAAAGAAGTTGATGATTATTATTAGTTAGATAATCATCGAATTACCAAAACTTGAGTGATATAAAAGTTTTAGCAACCTTCTTTTTTCGAGACAACATCAATTGTCGCCCCACAAATAAACCAACCATTTCCCAAGAAATGATTTATGCGTAGAAGTGTGATGTGTGTTTCTACTTTAAGGTTATCTCTAATTAAAGAAGAGTTTACATAAAAAATCAAATATAAAGATAGAAAGTTTTGTTAACTTTGTTTTAAGTAATTCATCATTTTTAAAAGAAGATTTAAATTTAACAATAGTATACTATCAATCAATATGCTTTCTTTATAAGAGAAATTTTATTGATTATAGTAATGATAGAGAGCATTAGAAACTATTTTCGGGAATAATCTGAGAGATTTTGAAAAAATAGATTATTTACAGATAAATATATCAATTTTTAGATATAGAACGGTTTTCAATACTTTTGTTCCCTATATAGTCCTCTTACATTCATATTATTTTTTCTTATGTTATAGGTGCAGGTAGAGAAGCAAGAGAATAACTTTTACAATAATTGTAATGAAAACTATTAGTAATCTCTATAATTCTATTTTTGGCGTTGCATATTTGCGAGATTTTATTTTCTCTGTTAACCGAAAAAGTTAATTCTTGGCGTTCTTGCCGTCTTGATGAGTCTACCGCAGTGGCTCCGGTTTCCGTCACGTAGACACGAAGTGGCTTCTCGTAGAGTAGGGCGGTTCATTATTCATCCTCATTTTATGCAATGCCGAATAGCGGCTATAAAAAAAGCCGGCGTTGCTGAATAAAGGTATGTTTTAGGCAGGTAAGGGAACAGAACGATATTTGAGGTAGTGCAATAACAATCGAACAGAGTATCTCAGCATTTCCTCGGTTTTGGAATAACATAAAGTTTTACGATGAAGACGAGCCAAATAATGTCTAAGCCTTGTGTTTTCATTTTCGACTCGTGTCATGTAGGTCTTACTCACAATTTGGTCACCATCAGGAACAAAACAAGGGTAAACAGGGTATCCATCTGTGACGTAAAAATAACTCTGCCAACACTGGACAATGTTCCATAACTGTTGGAAAGTAGTCGAACTACGATCACCTAAAACCCAAGCAAGAATACCTTGAGTAAAGTGATTTACCGCCGTCCACAACCAGATTTTATTTTTTTTGAACCAATAAATGTTTCTAATTCATCTAGTTCTCCCACCTGCGGAATTTCCTTTGAATTTGGTGTATCCGCCAATTGTGTACCCACTCGTTTAACCCAATGAATAATGGTAGTATGATGAACGTTTTTCACCCTTTCAATTCCACGAAATCCCATACCATTGACGTACATTTTTAGGCATTCTTGTTTGATTTCATCCGAGTAGCCCCTGGGTGGTTTATAGACATCAATGAATTGACGACCACAATCACAGCAAATGTGATTCTGTTTACCTCTTTTCTTTCCATTCTTACGGTTATGACAAGATCCACAGCGTGGACATTCCATGATTAATTGACCTCAATTCATACCGCTATTATGCAACGCCAAAAAGCCCGCATCAGCAGGCTTTATATAAACTAAGTTTTTACAGCAAGTAACCTTACACTCCTTCTTAAAATAAAAATTGTCTCATTAAAGTTAATATATTTTGGTCAATATAAGCCTCGACTTCTTGGTAGGTAAAACTATAACCCAGTTCAGTTCCCAACTGTACTGCTATGCTTACAAGACTGGCTTGGTCTGTCGCTACTCTTAAACGTTCTTTTAAGGAAGAATCTTGAAGAACTAGTTGATGGAATTGTTTTAGTTGATTTAATTGTTTTACTTGTTGTGGCGACACGTTTATCCTCACTTTTCTCTATTGAAAAACAGAAAATATAAGTTCATCATCTTTATCTCAGCTTAGGCTGAGGGAAACAGATGGTGAATTCCAGTAAGTCAACATCAAATTACATAAATATACATTTATGCAATTTAGATATTGCTGATGACAAGATACAACCCAAATAGGTAATTGCTGGACAAAACTTGAAAATCTACAAAGAAAAGCAACTACTTAGCTGCTTTTAGAACTGATTTTTGAAAAATAGAGTTTTACAGTTTTACTCTCAATTTTTCTTATATCATAAATTAAGGATAAATAACTATTGAATCACTATTCTCTTAGATTGTAAAACAGACTACTCGAAAACCAGTACCACTACCTGCGTGATCTGCCTGATCCCAGTGTCGTTGGGCTGAGCGGCAGAGGGCGGGGAGACAATACCACGCTCCACCTCGCAATACACGACAGTTATTAGACTCATCTAACTGCCAAATACTGCCATCAGCAGGTGCATCCTGATAGTTTTCATGCCAAGAATCAGCACACCATTCCCAGACATTGCCGTGTAAGTCCGATAGCCCAAAAGCATTAGCTATTTGAAAATATTCAACAGGAGTAGTCTGTTGGCGATATGGCCCTTCCGTTCCAGAACCATAAATATAGCTACCGTCATAATTAGCGAGATTAGAGGTGATAGTTTCACCAAAGTGGAAAGGAGTTGTAGTTCCAGC
Above is a genomic segment from Fischerella sp. JS2 containing:
- a CDS encoding IS1 family transposase (programmed frameshift) — translated: MECPRCGSCHNRKNGKKRGKQNHICCDCGRQFIDVYKPPRGYSDEIKQECLKMYVNGMGFRGIERVKNVHHTTIIHWVKRVGTQLADTPNSKEIPQVGELDELETFIGFKKNKIWLWTAVNHFTQGILAWVLGDRSSTTFQQLWNIVQCWQSYFYVTDGYPVYPCFVPDGDQIVSKTYMTRVENENTRLRHYLARLHRKTLCYSKTEEMLRYSVRLLLHYLKYRSVPLPA
- a CDS encoding Nif11-like leader peptide family natural product precursor; the encoded protein is MSPQQVKQLNQLKQFHQLVLQDSSLKERLRVATDQASLVSIAVQLGTELGYSFTYQEVEAYIDQNILTLMRQFLF